In Alkalinema sp. FACHB-956, a single window of DNA contains:
- a CDS encoding CHAT domain-containing protein: protein MLRFSLRSIHRSLTRSLTTASLTTVLLLFSLTASVCLTIAPSSATPPAQTAAAAAWVEQGKALYDAGQFADAIAVLQQAIQAYKKQGDSLKTAVSLSNLALVYQQLGQWETANQAMAESLLLLGMTTENKSPDKFQIRNFKTQNLPILAQVLDIAGRLQLEAGQAETAIGIWEQVASLYQQLKNPHGLIQSRIHQAYALRTLGYYRRALTLLTESRSLLQNQPSSLLQVTALRSLGNTLRPMGDLEQSREVLQRGLTIVQELTSTPEIRQEISALYFGLGNTARAQQDWKTASQFYQQAVNLATTSIAKIQAQVNLFSLLVEQQQSTPAQNLLPDIQTQFTQLPPSQSSLYAQIHFARSLMKLADQTSTPQPFQQAAIDLLTTVTQQAHHLGNRRAESYGLGDLGDFYEQAGQWKMAQTVTQQALNVAQALNAPEITYRWHWQLGRLLKQQGNIPKAIAAYDASVNELQSLRKDLVAVDRDVQFSFRDSVEPIYRESVELLVQSPPGNSTEHYLDQARQRIEALQLAELDNFFREACLDHQTVLLDQLVDRSRSKVAMIYPIILPNQLEVIIKLPNQPLHHHTIKITKSEVEQTLQQLQQNLTELDATATIQKLSHQVYRWLIQPIASDLEQQGVKTLVFVLDGALRKIPMAGLYDGKHYLVENYAVALSLGLQLFPPTMLHPDRFHVLAAGLVEPPLPFQKQFPPLPEIKSEFAQIAKAGIPTQQLLDQAFTSQALETQVRSAKFNIVHLATHGQFSSQAKNTFILAADGPINVTRLDSLLRNRTQSRTEAIELLVLSACQTAEGDDRATLGLAGVAVKAGARSTLASLWHIDDASTALLMGAFYRELANAQVTNAQVTKAEALRRAQVTLLKNYPNYSHVGFWAAYVLVGNWL from the coding sequence ATGTTGCGCTTTTCCCTCCGATCGATCCATCGATCGCTGACCCGATCGCTCACGACCGCTTCCCTTACAACCGTATTGCTGCTCTTTAGCCTGACTGCCAGCGTCTGCCTCACGATCGCGCCCAGCTCTGCCACTCCTCCCGCCCAGACGGCTGCTGCGGCAGCTTGGGTAGAACAGGGTAAAGCGCTGTATGACGCTGGACAATTTGCGGACGCGATCGCGGTTTTACAGCAAGCGATTCAGGCGTACAAAAAGCAAGGCGATTCCCTGAAAACTGCCGTCAGCCTCAGTAATCTCGCACTGGTTTATCAACAATTGGGGCAGTGGGAAACTGCAAACCAGGCCATGGCTGAAAGCTTGTTGTTATTAGGAATGACAACCGAGAATAAGAGTCCCGACAAGTTTCAAATACGCAATTTTAAAACCCAAAATTTACCCATCCTAGCTCAGGTACTCGATATTGCTGGCAGACTTCAGCTAGAGGCAGGACAGGCGGAAACCGCGATCGGAATCTGGGAACAGGTCGCATCGCTTTATCAACAACTCAAAAATCCCCATGGACTGATTCAAAGTCGCATTCACCAAGCCTATGCCCTCCGCACCCTAGGCTATTATCGACGAGCCTTGACCCTCCTGACCGAATCCCGATCTCTGCTCCAAAATCAGCCTTCTTCCCTCCTTCAGGTCACCGCATTACGATCGCTGGGAAATACCCTACGTCCCATGGGGGATCTTGAGCAATCCCGCGAAGTCCTACAACGGGGGCTCACGATTGTGCAGGAATTAACATCGACCCCGGAGATTCGGCAAGAAATCAGTGCGCTATATTTCGGGTTAGGAAATACGGCAAGGGCACAACAAGACTGGAAAACGGCGAGTCAGTTCTATCAACAGGCCGTAAATCTGGCAACTACGTCGATCGCGAAAATTCAGGCCCAAGTCAATTTATTTAGCCTACTGGTTGAACAGCAGCAATCTACCCCTGCACAAAATCTGCTACCGGACATTCAAACCCAATTCACTCAACTTCCTCCCAGCCAGTCCAGTCTCTATGCCCAAATTCATTTCGCTCGATCGTTGATGAAATTGGCCGACCAAACCTCTACTCCTCAGCCCTTCCAGCAAGCTGCGATCGACCTCCTCACCACTGTTACCCAGCAGGCCCACCACCTCGGCAATCGTCGTGCAGAGTCTTACGGCTTAGGCGATCTGGGGGATTTCTATGAACAAGCTGGACAGTGGAAAATGGCCCAGACTGTTACACAACAAGCCTTAAATGTAGCACAGGCCTTAAATGCCCCAGAGATTACCTATCGTTGGCATTGGCAACTCGGACGATTATTGAAACAGCAAGGAAATATTCCAAAAGCTATTGCTGCCTATGATGCGTCGGTAAACGAATTACAATCACTTCGGAAAGATTTAGTAGCCGTCGATCGAGACGTACAATTCTCCTTTCGAGACAGTGTAGAACCTATCTATCGAGAATCGGTAGAGTTATTAGTGCAATCACCTCCAGGAAATTCTACGGAACATTATTTAGATCAAGCTAGACAACGAATTGAAGCATTACAACTCGCTGAACTCGATAACTTTTTTAGGGAAGCTTGTTTAGATCATCAGACTGTTCTATTGGATCAGCTGGTCGATCGTAGTCGTTCTAAGGTTGCGATGATTTACCCCATCATCCTACCCAACCAGTTAGAGGTCATTATTAAACTTCCTAATCAACCACTCCATCATCACACGATCAAAATCACTAAATCAGAAGTTGAACAAACGCTCCAACAGCTCCAACAAAATCTCACAGAATTAGACGCAACTGCCACGATTCAGAAACTTTCCCATCAAGTCTACCGTTGGCTGATTCAACCGATCGCATCAGATCTAGAGCAGCAGGGGGTTAAGACCTTAGTTTTTGTTCTGGATGGTGCGCTACGCAAGATTCCCATGGCGGGACTTTATGACGGGAAACATTATTTGGTTGAAAATTATGCTGTTGCGTTAAGCCTTGGGCTGCAATTGTTTCCACCGACAATGCTACATCCCGATCGATTCCATGTTTTGGCAGCAGGGTTAGTGGAACCGCCGTTACCCTTCCAAAAACAATTTCCGCCCTTGCCTGAAATCAAATCAGAATTTGCGCAGATTGCGAAAGCGGGCATTCCGACACAACAGCTTCTGGATCAAGCCTTTACCAGTCAAGCGTTGGAAACCCAAGTTCGTTCCGCCAAGTTTAATATCGTTCATCTAGCGACCCATGGACAGTTCAGTTCCCAAGCTAAAAATACCTTTATCCTGGCTGCGGATGGCCCTATTAATGTGACACGCTTGGATTCTCTTTTGCGCAATCGGACTCAATCCCGGACAGAAGCGATCGAACTTTTGGTGTTAAGCGCCTGCCAAACGGCAGAGGGAGACGATCGGGCGACCCTAGGGCTAGCAGGGGTTGCTGTCAAAGCAGGCGCACGGAGCACCCTCGCCTCCCTTTGGCACATTGATGACGCATCCACCGCACTGTTGATGGGAGCCTTTTATCGCGAACTAGCTAATGCCCAAGTTACTAATGCCCAAGTTACGAAAGCAGAGGCGTTACGGCGTGCCCAAGTAACCCTGCTTAAAAATTATCCTAACTACAGTCATGTTGGCTTTTGGGCGGCCTATGTGCTTGTGGGGAATTGGCTATAG
- a CDS encoding LuxR family transcriptional regulator — protein MNETQNRLLLKLDTFQSQLVESMREGILLISDTLEPTYLNLKAKELNHQLWNGCAPFTSLPPILLNISRQLFKQLPPTNEPFVLDYQVSEVQIVRIRACLFTDRLTPDTNESDRCPYILVFLEDRNDRLAEDLRIEQQQYDLTERETEVLRLLRCSYSYQNIAETLHISLNTVKFHVKNIHSKKRGCLEIGA, from the coding sequence ATGAACGAAACCCAGAATCGTTTGCTTCTGAAGCTTGACACCTTCCAAAGCCAGTTGGTTGAGTCTATGCGTGAGGGAATCTTGTTGATTTCTGATACCTTAGAACCAACCTATCTCAATTTAAAAGCGAAGGAACTGAATCATCAATTATGGAATGGTTGCGCTCCATTTACCTCTCTGCCTCCCATTTTGTTGAATATTTCCCGTCAACTCTTTAAGCAGTTGCCACCTACGAATGAGCCGTTTGTCCTTGATTATCAAGTGAGTGAAGTACAGATCGTGCGAATTCGAGCCTGCTTATTTACCGATCGTTTGACTCCGGATACCAATGAGTCCGATCGCTGTCCCTATATTTTGGTGTTTCTGGAAGATCGCAACGATCGCTTGGCAGAAGATTTAAGAATTGAGCAACAGCAGTATGATCTGACTGAACGGGAAACTGAAGTGTTACGTCTATTACGTTGTTCCTATTCCTACCAAAATATTGCTGAAACTTTGCATATCAGCTTAAACACAGTGAAGTTTCATGTGAAAAATATTCACTCTAAAAAACGTGGCTGTTTAGAGATTGGAGCTTAG
- a CDS encoding mersacidin/lichenicidin family type 2 lantibiotic — protein sequence MSQENIIRAWKDADFRNSLSTKERALLPQDPAGMIELSDTDLKHVGGGAKLCEPTWGPVCGNGSTCKPE from the coding sequence ATGTCTCAGGAAAACATCATTCGTGCTTGGAAAGATGCAGATTTTCGCAACAGTTTGAGCACAAAGGAGCGCGCGCTTTTACCGCAAGATCCCGCAGGTATGATTGAACTTTCTGATACTGATCTCAAGCATGTCGGAGGAGGAGCCAAACTTTGTGAACCGACTTGGGGACCTGTTTGTGGAAATGGAAGTACCTGCAAGCCAGAGTAA
- a CDS encoding mersacidin/lichenicidin family type 2 lantibiotic: protein MSQENIIRAWKDADFRNSLSRDAKTVLPDNPAGLIQLNDTELGAISGGQMPDVPWCPIEWRIMSKCTCQLK, encoded by the coding sequence ATGTCTCAGGAAAACATCATTCGTGCTTGGAAAGATGCAGATTTTCGCAACAGTTTGAGTCGTGATGCAAAGACTGTATTGCCAGATAATCCGGCAGGACTGATTCAGCTAAATGATACAGAATTGGGTGCGATTAGTGGTGGTCAAATGCCTGATGTGCCTTGGTGCCCAATTGAATGGCGCATCATGTCTAAATGCACGTGTCAATTGAAGTAG
- a CDS encoding mersacidin/lichenicidin family type 2 lantibiotic, protein MSQENVIRFWKDESFRNRLKDRDQTELPAHPAGLIQLNDADLGSVAGGFNSCLAGSHQPVCQDRCGI, encoded by the coding sequence ATGTCTCAAGAAAATGTCATTCGTTTTTGGAAAGACGAGAGTTTTCGGAACCGTTTGAAGGATCGTGATCAGACGGAGTTGCCCGCGCATCCCGCAGGATTGATTCAGTTAAACGATGCCGATTTAGGATCTGTCGCAGGTGGCTTTAATAGCTGTCTTGCAGGCTCCCATCAACCCGTTTGTCAGGATCGGTGCGGCATCTAA
- a CDS encoding type 2 lanthipeptide synthetase LanM family protein, with protein MNYPDFTSSDWYQAISLSERVTLLKAPQHKILNIDRKTNAKRYIDRDRAQRYYDRWKAQSPFDRESYFAQRLAIEGINEAEFLHILGESTAALRDRQTEPPAWLTKLTQAFTQPLATEPMTFPDALKETKTLGFLELIEPLIRQGRDRLNDGIQTLIQTHSELPFDPATIENLFWGHLPGLLLKLVNRTLVLELNVARLQGLLQGETSEERFQSFTQRLRQRDVALSLLQEYPVLARQLTLCIENWATVNLEFLQRLCTDWSIIRSQFTPHREPELLTELIGGAGDSHRGGRNVMIAKFSSGFSIVYKPRSLSLDRHFQELLQWINQRGDHAPFKLLNLCDRGHYGWVEFITAQPCSTEAEIQRFYQRQGGYLAILYALEAVDFHHENLIAAGEYPILLDLEALFHPHIDEPDAQQADQLADRTLYHSVYGIGLLPHRIWSNRQAEGIDISGLGSAAGQLTPHEVIHWEGVGTDEMRLIRKRIELSEEQNRPTLNGEAVNAADYAEAITTGFTQIYQLLCQYREELLAEPSPLTPFANDTIRVIVRATRTYGLLLLESFHPDVLRNALDRDRLLDRLWLAVEQSPYLAQLISFEQEDLRNGDIPLFTTRPNSRDLWTSSGVRIPDFLEQTSLASVQDRLRQLSESDLVRQRWIIQASLTSLSLGMELESPSPELPQAPVHSPFTPSEQGLNRDRVLTAACAIGDRLETLALRGTEDVAWIGLSCVNERHWSVAPLGLDVYDGLPGVLLFLAYLGAITQENRYTELAQATLVTVQRKIERYSSQMYQIGGLTGWGGIIYVLTHLGQLWQQSALMTEAEAIVQHIPDWIHQDEVFDVIGGAAGCIGGLRSLYSCNPSELTLNVAIQCGDHLLRMAQPQTHGIGWPSSRQSSKPLTGFSHGNAGIAWALLELAALSGESRFRTAALGAIAYERHLFSPERRNWPDLREFAHSVKTGRQDRMNFMTAWCHGAPGIGLGRLQCLPHLQAAQVDDGQIQAEIEAAIATTLAQGFGGNHSLCHGSLGNLDLLLQARDTLQKAQLQPQIDRLAEQILDSIQCQGWQCGIPLGVESPGLMTGLAGIGYGLLRLAAPSQVPSILVLAPPKPAAIDPLSVPSIVPLQRSR; from the coding sequence ATGAATTATCCTGACTTTACCTCTTCTGACTGGTATCAAGCCATCAGTTTATCCGAACGAGTTACATTATTAAAAGCACCACAGCATAAAATTCTAAATATAGATCGGAAAACCAATGCTAAGCGATATATCGATCGCGATCGAGCACAGCGTTATTACGATCGCTGGAAAGCTCAATCCCCCTTCGATCGAGAGTCCTACTTTGCCCAACGATTAGCCATAGAAGGCATTAACGAAGCAGAATTTTTGCATATTTTGGGTGAATCTACCGCAGCCCTACGCGATCGCCAGACTGAACCGCCCGCTTGGTTAACCAAACTGACCCAAGCCTTTACTCAGCCACTGGCTACGGAACCAATGACCTTTCCAGATGCATTGAAAGAGACGAAAACTCTAGGATTTCTGGAACTGATTGAACCACTGATTCGCCAGGGTCGCGATCGCTTAAACGATGGTATTCAAACACTCATTCAAACCCATTCTGAGTTACCGTTTGATCCAGCGACGATCGAAAACCTATTCTGGGGCCACCTTCCTGGCCTATTGCTGAAGTTAGTCAATCGCACATTAGTACTGGAACTCAACGTAGCGCGTTTACAGGGACTTTTGCAAGGAGAAACCTCCGAAGAACGCTTCCAAAGCTTTACGCAACGGTTACGGCAACGGGATGTCGCCCTCAGTCTTTTACAGGAATATCCTGTCTTAGCAAGACAATTAACCCTTTGCATTGAGAATTGGGCAACGGTGAATTTAGAATTTCTCCAACGCCTTTGCACAGATTGGTCAATAATACGATCGCAATTCACCCCCCATCGCGAGCCAGAATTGCTCACGGAACTCATAGGTGGTGCGGGAGATAGCCATCGTGGGGGACGCAATGTGATGATTGCCAAATTTAGTTCTGGCTTTTCCATTGTTTATAAACCTCGATCGCTGTCCCTCGATCGCCATTTTCAGGAACTTCTGCAATGGATTAATCAACGGGGCGATCATGCTCCCTTTAAATTATTGAATCTCTGCGATCGGGGTCACTATGGGTGGGTCGAATTCATCACCGCCCAACCCTGTAGCACAGAAGCCGAAATTCAGCGATTTTACCAGCGTCAAGGCGGCTATTTAGCGATTCTGTACGCCTTAGAAGCCGTTGATTTCCACCATGAAAACCTAATTGCAGCAGGTGAATATCCCATCTTGCTCGATTTAGAAGCGTTGTTTCATCCTCATATTGATGAACCAGATGCCCAACAAGCCGATCAGCTAGCCGATCGTACGTTGTATCACTCTGTCTATGGCATTGGCCTACTTCCCCACCGGATTTGGTCTAATCGTCAAGCAGAAGGCATTGATATTAGCGGTCTAGGGTCTGCCGCTGGCCAATTGACACCCCACGAGGTCATTCATTGGGAAGGAGTGGGTACCGATGAAATGCGGCTGATTCGCAAGCGCATTGAATTGTCGGAGGAGCAGAACCGCCCCACCCTGAATGGAGAAGCCGTGAACGCAGCGGATTATGCAGAGGCCATTACCACTGGATTTACACAAATTTATCAATTGCTGTGTCAATATCGCGAGGAACTCCTAGCAGAACCCAGTCCACTCACACCATTTGCGAACGACACAATCCGAGTCATTGTACGTGCAACCCGTACCTATGGTCTGTTACTACTGGAAAGTTTCCATCCCGATGTTTTGCGTAATGCCCTAGATCGCGATCGTTTGCTGGATCGTCTCTGGCTGGCCGTTGAACAGAGTCCTTATTTAGCGCAGTTAATTTCCTTTGAGCAGGAAGATCTACGCAATGGGGACATTCCCCTGTTCACCACACGCCCCAATTCTCGCGATCTCTGGACAAGTTCTGGGGTGCGCATTCCAGATTTTTTAGAGCAAACCAGTTTGGCATCTGTGCAGGATCGGCTACGGCAGTTGAGTGAATCAGATTTGGTGCGACAACGCTGGATTATTCAGGCTTCCTTGACTTCGCTGTCCCTAGGAATGGAGTTGGAGTCACCCAGTCCAGAATTGCCCCAAGCCCCTGTCCACTCCCCTTTTACACCATCAGAGCAAGGGCTTAATCGCGATCGTGTACTCACTGCGGCCTGTGCCATTGGCGATCGCTTAGAAACACTGGCCTTACGGGGAACAGAGGATGTGGCTTGGATTGGCTTAAGCTGCGTCAATGAGCGCCATTGGTCGGTGGCTCCCTTGGGGTTAGATGTGTATGATGGCCTGCCGGGAGTCCTGCTGTTTCTGGCCTATCTGGGAGCTATCACCCAGGAAAACCGCTATACAGAGTTAGCTCAAGCCACATTAGTGACAGTGCAACGAAAAATTGAGCGGTACTCTTCGCAAATGTATCAAATTGGTGGATTAACTGGATGGGGTGGCATTATTTATGTGTTGACGCATTTAGGTCAATTATGGCAACAATCTGCGTTGATGACGGAAGCTGAGGCAATTGTTCAGCACATTCCAGATTGGATTCATCAAGATGAAGTGTTTGATGTAATTGGTGGTGCTGCAGGTTGCATTGGTGGTTTACGATCGCTCTACTCTTGCAATCCTTCCGAGCTAACGTTGAATGTTGCAATTCAATGTGGCGATCATCTCCTTCGCATGGCCCAACCGCAAACCCATGGAATTGGCTGGCCCAGTAGCCGTCAATCCTCCAAACCGTTAACAGGCTTTTCCCACGGCAACGCAGGCATAGCTTGGGCTTTGCTAGAACTGGCAGCACTGAGCGGAGAGTCCCGATTTCGGACAGCGGCCCTAGGTGCGATCGCCTATGAGCGCCATTTATTTTCACCGGAGCGGAGGAATTGGCCGGATCTACGAGAGTTTGCCCACTCGGTAAAGACAGGACGACAAGACCGCATGAACTTTATGACAGCTTGGTGCCACGGTGCACCTGGAATTGGCCTAGGGCGGCTCCAGTGTTTGCCCCATCTTCAGGCAGCGCAGGTGGATGATGGACAGATTCAGGCAGAAATTGAAGCCGCGATCGCCACGACGTTGGCCCAGGGCTTTGGGGGCAATCACTCTCTCTGTCATGGCAGTTTGGGCAATCTGGATTTGCTGTTGCAGGCACGGGATACTTTGCAAAAAGCGCAGTTACAGCCTCAGATCGATCGTCTAGCGGAGCAGATTCTCGACAGCATTCAATGCCAGGGTTGGCAGTGTGGCATCCCCTTAGGCGTGGAATCCCCAGGATTAATGACAGGGTTAGCGGGCATTGGCTACGGGTTGCTGCGTCTAGCGGCCCCCAGTCAAGTTCCCTCCATCTTGGTGCTGGCCCCCCCAAAACCCGCCGCTATAGACCCATTGTCCGTTCCATCGATCGTGCCGTTACAAAGGAGCCGATGA
- a CDS encoding peptidase domain-containing ABC transporter, with protein MSTFKPLQNRPLHSRPHQTHTRQNHTPQSQTVRLAWLPGGFRQLRDRLRRQPPRVPVRLQLNAVECGAACLAMILSYYGRQTQVSECREFIGVDRDGVTAETIVQAARHYGLRVKAYSVQSLLDFRYVPLPAIAHWNFQHFVVVERWTPQRIDIIDPGSGRCRLTATEFAAAFTGVVMTLEPGSQFTAQSQQPLMRWQDYLGQYLLHTPGLWLQIVATSLLLQGLGLALPILTQLLIDRVLPLQLTSIMPILAIGMVILLLTQLITSYLRGALLIYLQARIDIKMMLGFFEHLLTLPFRFFEQRTTGDLLMRLSSNAIIRETLTSQTLSIVLDGLFVLGYLLVLLVQSPWFGGLVLFLGLLQVGVIWGTTRSMHDLTQRDLWAQAESQGYLVEVLSGIQTLKACGAEDRAFDHWSTLFYKQLNVSLQRNHLATIVDTAMLCLRTLSPLILLWLGAQLVLSHLMSLGMMLALNAIAAAFLMPLSSLISNTQRLQLVGAHLDRLQDVWMAQPEQDCQEGQLAPPLTGQIELKQVSFRYNPQAPWVLQGISITIQPGQKIALVGRSGSGKSTLAKLLLGLYGPTSGEILYDGIPLAELNWRSLRRQFGVVLQEPFLFSGSIRHNIAVNHPNLPLAQVQQAAQLAMLHDEILRLPMGYETRVAEGGTGLSGGQRQRLAIARAIAHQPAILLLDEATSHLDGLTESWVEQNLSQLTCTRIVIAHRLSTIRNADLILVIDQGTIVEQGTHGQLLAQQGHYAALVHSSEIEPLTRNQPVQESTC; from the coding sequence ATGAGCACTTTCAAGCCCCTTCAAAACCGTCCCCTTCACAGTCGGCCCCATCAAACCCACACCCGTCAAAACCACACACCTCAAAGCCAGACTGTACGGCTGGCGTGGCTCCCAGGGGGATTTCGCCAACTCCGCGATAGATTGCGCCGACAGCCACCACGCGTCCCTGTGCGGCTTCAGTTAAACGCCGTTGAATGTGGTGCAGCCTGTCTAGCGATGATTCTCAGTTACTATGGCAGACAAACCCAGGTCAGTGAATGTAGAGAGTTCATCGGAGTCGATCGGGATGGAGTGACCGCAGAAACGATCGTCCAAGCGGCTCGGCATTATGGACTGCGCGTCAAAGCCTATTCGGTACAGAGCCTACTTGATTTTCGCTATGTGCCCCTACCGGCGATCGCCCATTGGAATTTTCAACACTTTGTTGTGGTTGAACGCTGGACACCTCAACGGATTGACATTATCGATCCGGGTAGCGGGCGCTGTCGGTTAACCGCTACAGAATTTGCGGCGGCTTTTACTGGGGTGGTCATGACCTTAGAACCGGGCAGCCAGTTTACTGCGCAGTCCCAGCAGCCATTGATGCGATGGCAGGACTACTTAGGACAGTATTTGCTCCATACACCAGGGCTGTGGCTACAAATTGTAGCGACTTCACTGTTATTACAAGGCTTAGGGCTAGCACTGCCGATTTTGACCCAACTATTAATCGATCGAGTATTACCGCTTCAGCTAACCAGCATAATGCCAATTTTGGCGATCGGGATGGTAATTTTGCTGTTAACGCAGTTGATTACGAGCTATTTACGGGGAGCACTGCTGATCTACTTACAGGCGCGCATTGACATCAAAATGATGCTGGGATTTTTTGAGCATCTCCTAACCTTACCCTTTCGCTTTTTTGAACAGCGCACCACCGGCGACTTACTAATGCGCCTCAGTAGTAATGCAATTATCCGTGAGACCTTGACCAGCCAAACTTTATCGATCGTTCTCGATGGGCTATTTGTCCTGGGCTATTTGCTGGTGTTGCTGGTACAGTCGCCATGGTTTGGAGGACTCGTTTTGTTCTTGGGGCTGTTGCAGGTGGGGGTCATCTGGGGAACGACACGATCGATGCATGACCTAACCCAACGGGATCTCTGGGCACAGGCAGAGTCCCAGGGCTATCTGGTGGAAGTGTTGAGTGGCATCCAAACTCTGAAAGCCTGCGGTGCAGAGGATCGAGCCTTTGATCACTGGTCTACGTTATTTTACAAACAACTCAATGTATCCCTGCAACGTAATCATTTAGCTACGATCGTGGATACTGCGATGTTGTGTCTACGGACGTTATCCCCTCTCATCCTATTGTGGTTGGGTGCTCAATTAGTGTTGAGTCATCTGATGAGTTTAGGGATGATGCTCGCGCTCAATGCGATCGCAGCAGCTTTTTTGATGCCATTATCTTCCCTAATCTCCAATACCCAACGGTTGCAATTAGTAGGTGCCCACCTCGATCGATTACAGGATGTTTGGATGGCTCAGCCGGAGCAGGATTGCCAGGAAGGACAACTTGCGCCCCCCCTAACCGGACAGATTGAGTTGAAGCAGGTCAGTTTTCGCTATAATCCCCAGGCTCCATGGGTCTTACAAGGCATTTCCATCACCATTCAACCAGGGCAAAAAATTGCGTTAGTAGGTCGATCGGGATCAGGCAAAAGCACCCTAGCAAAATTACTCTTGGGCCTATACGGGCCTACTAGCGGTGAAATTCTCTATGATGGCATCCCCCTGGCAGAGTTGAATTGGCGGAGTTTGCGCCGTCAGTTTGGGGTTGTGCTCCAGGAACCGTTTTTATTCAGTGGATCGATTCGCCACAATATTGCGGTGAATCATCCCAATCTCCCCTTGGCGCAGGTACAGCAAGCGGCTCAATTAGCCATGCTCCATGATGAAATTTTACGATTGCCCATGGGCTATGAAACCCGGGTAGCGGAGGGGGGGACAGGATTATCTGGGGGGCAGCGCCAACGGCTCGCGATCGCCCGCGCCATTGCGCACCAGCCCGCGATTTTACTGCTAGACGAAGCGACGAGTCATCTGGATGGCCTGACGGAAAGTTGGGTCGAGCAAAATTTAAGCCAGTTGACCTGTACGCGCATTGT